From Roseburia hominis, the proteins below share one genomic window:
- a CDS encoding type II toxin-antitoxin system prevent-host-death family antitoxin, with translation MANILPVSDLRNYNEVLKNCRTGEPVFLTKNGRGRFVVLDIEDYERDREEKKLLMKLQEAEEAVKDGEGWLSLDELKALVGE, from the coding sequence ATGGCAAATATTTTACCGGTATCTGATTTGAGAAATTATAATGAAGTTTTAAAGAATTGCCGGACAGGAGAGCCGGTGTTTTTGACAAAAAATGGCAGAGGGCGTTTTGTAGTGCTTGATATAGAAGATTATGAACGTGATCGAGAAGAGAAAAAACTTCTGATGAAACTGCAAGAAGCGGAAGAAGCAGTAAAAGATGGGGAAGGCTGGCTCAGCTTGGATGAATTAAAAGCACTTGTGGGGGAATAA
- a CDS encoding type II toxin-antitoxin system RelE/ParE family toxin has translation MLKLRITPLVAVDLKGIRDYIAEDNEEYATKTINEIYGKFENIQMFPGIGTDLSKRVSFRTDYKYAVWKDYVIIYKVGKEYVEIYRVVNRYQDITRIFT, from the coding sequence ATGCTGAAATTACGGATTACCCCATTAGTTGCAGTAGATTTAAAAGGGATACGGGATTATATCGCTGAAGATAACGAAGAGTATGCGACAAAGACGATTAACGAGATTTACGGCAAATTTGAAAATATTCAGATGTTTCCGGGAATAGGTACGGATCTTTCTAAAAGAGTTAGCTTCAGGACAGATTATAAATATGCAGTCTGGAAAGATTATGTTATTATTTATAAAGTGGGAAAAGAGTATGTGGAAATTTACCGAGTGGTGAATCGGTATCAGGATATTACAAGAATTTTTACGTAG